The following proteins are encoded in a genomic region of Protaetiibacter sp. SSC-01:
- a CDS encoding carbohydrate kinase family protein, with protein MRQVVVIGDALIDELVADDGTTTHIVGGSALNVAVGLSVLGVPSTLIAMIGDDVDGALIRGHLADHGVGLLPTITPHGTGIARSERVHGEPHYTFSHSMVHRTIGFDDAQRSALADADLVAVSGYPFDDADQVTLLTEAVADRPHVAVDPNPRSGMLHDADAFRDALLGFGGTAQLIKLGDDDTQLLWGEPVADVAPRLLARYPYVLATEGKAGASIRIGDARWRHPSVVEADAVVDTMGAGDSVFAAVLAEIATTPIRDIDWFAALRRAMRIAAATVAQPGALLRVPEV; from the coding sequence ATGCGCCAGGTTGTCGTGATCGGCGACGCCCTCATCGACGAGCTCGTGGCCGACGACGGCACCACGACGCACATCGTCGGCGGATCTGCCCTCAACGTCGCCGTCGGGCTCAGCGTGCTCGGCGTGCCCTCCACCCTCATCGCCATGATCGGCGACGACGTCGACGGCGCCCTCATCCGCGGGCACCTCGCCGACCATGGCGTCGGGCTGCTCCCCACGATCACCCCGCACGGCACCGGCATCGCCCGCTCGGAACGCGTCCACGGCGAGCCGCACTACACGTTCAGCCACTCGATGGTGCACCGCACGATCGGCTTCGACGACGCCCAGCGCTCCGCGCTCGCGGATGCCGACCTCGTCGCCGTGAGCGGCTACCCCTTCGACGACGCCGACCAGGTCACCCTGCTCACCGAGGCCGTCGCGGACCGCCCGCACGTCGCCGTCGACCCGAACCCGCGCAGCGGCATGCTCCATGACGCCGACGCCTTCCGCGACGCGCTCCTCGGCTTCGGCGGAACCGCCCAGCTCATCAAGCTCGGCGACGACGACACCCAGCTCCTCTGGGGCGAACCGGTCGCCGACGTCGCACCCCGTCTCCTCGCGCGCTACCCCTACGTGCTCGCGACCGAGGGCAAGGCCGGCGCGAGCATCCGCATCGGCGACGCCCGCTGGCGCCACCCGAGCGTCGTCGAAGCGGATGCCGTTGTCGACACCATGGGCGCCGGCGACTCCGTCTTCGCGGCCGTGCTCGCCGAGATCGCGACCACACCCATCCGCGACATCGACTGGTTCGCCGCCCTGCGCCGCGCGATGCGCATCGCGGCGGCGACCGTGGCGCAGCCGGGGGCGTTGCTGCGGGTGCCGGAAGTTTAG
- a CDS encoding pyridoxamine 5'-phosphate oxidase family protein, translating into MTDETHTHAQHEHAPHEHAQNEHAQHERAHNETEQVKDDITAAEVTGQEARARLKELVEEIDIAALTTRDARGNLVSRPMSTREVDEAGDIWFFTLDDSKKVDETERHHEVGLAYLDTSGHRYVSVAGRADVVHDRARMERLYSPSLDIWFEDGLETDGLALLRVTPVSSEYWEPRQGKLATAAGMLKALVTHETPDDTMIHGRV; encoded by the coding sequence ATGACCGACGAGACGCACACCCACGCCCAGCACGAGCACGCCCCGCACGAGCACGCACAGAACGAGCACGCCCAGCACGAGCGCGCCCACAACGAGACCGAGCAGGTCAAGGACGACATCACCGCCGCCGAGGTCACCGGCCAGGAGGCACGCGCGCGCCTCAAGGAGCTCGTCGAGGAGATCGACATCGCCGCCCTCACGACCCGGGATGCGCGCGGCAACCTCGTGAGCCGGCCCATGAGCACGCGCGAGGTCGACGAGGCCGGCGACATCTGGTTCTTCACCCTCGACGACAGCAAGAAGGTCGACGAGACCGAGCGCCACCACGAGGTCGGTCTCGCCTACCTCGACACGAGCGGCCACCGCTACGTCTCCGTCGCGGGACGAGCGGATGTCGTGCACGACCGCGCGCGCATGGAGCGTCTGTACTCCCCGTCGCTCGACATCTGGTTCGAGGACGGTCTCGAGACCGACGGCCTCGCCCTGCTGCGCGTGACGCCCGTGAGCTCCGAGTACTGGGAGCCGCGCCAGGGCAAGCTCGCGACCGCGGCCGGGATGCTCAAGGCCCTCGTGACGCACGAGACTCCCGACGACACGATGATCCATGGACGCGTCTGA
- a CDS encoding LLM class flavin-dependent oxidoreductase, giving the protein MKKIGFLSFGHWSNSPGSQARSASDVLLQSIDLAVAAEELGADGAYFRVHHYARQLASPFPLLAAAGAKTSRIELGTGVIDMRYENPLYMAEDAGAADLIAGGRLQLGVSRGSPESVIDGWRYFGYDAPEGQTMSDVARSNTEVFLQVIDGARFAAPNPRPMFPNPHPGPLGIEPQSPGLRDRIWWGAGSDSTAVWAAERGMNLMSSTLKEDESGEPFHVQQRKQIEKFHAAWTDAGHERRPRVSVSRSIFAIVNELDDRYFGGGQRDDEDQFGQLDDYRAVFGRSYAAEPDKLVEQLREDEAIAAADTLLLTIPNQLGVDYNAHVIEAILTHVAPQLGWR; this is encoded by the coding sequence GTGAAGAAGATCGGGTTCCTCTCCTTCGGCCACTGGTCGAACTCCCCCGGATCGCAGGCGCGCTCGGCATCCGACGTGCTCCTGCAGTCGATCGATCTCGCGGTCGCGGCGGAGGAGCTCGGCGCCGACGGCGCCTACTTCCGCGTGCACCACTACGCGCGCCAGCTCGCGAGCCCGTTCCCGCTGCTCGCCGCCGCGGGCGCCAAGACGAGCCGCATCGAGCTCGGCACGGGCGTCATCGACATGCGCTACGAGAACCCGCTCTACATGGCCGAGGACGCCGGCGCCGCCGACCTCATCGCGGGCGGACGCCTGCAGCTCGGCGTGAGCCGCGGCTCACCCGAGTCGGTCATCGACGGCTGGCGCTACTTCGGCTACGACGCCCCCGAGGGTCAGACGATGTCCGACGTGGCCCGCTCGAACACCGAGGTGTTCCTGCAGGTCATCGACGGCGCGCGCTTCGCGGCCCCCAACCCTCGGCCCATGTTCCCGAACCCGCATCCGGGTCCCCTCGGCATCGAACCGCAGTCGCCCGGCCTGCGCGACCGCATCTGGTGGGGCGCCGGGTCCGACTCGACAGCAGTGTGGGCAGCGGAGCGCGGCATGAACCTCATGAGCTCGACGCTCAAGGAAGACGAGTCGGGCGAGCCGTTCCACGTGCAGCAGCGCAAGCAGATCGAGAAGTTCCACGCGGCATGGACGGATGCCGGCCACGAGCGCCGCCCGCGGGTCTCGGTGAGCAGGTCGATCTTCGCGATCGTGAACGAGCTCGACGACCGCTACTTCGGCGGCGGTCAGCGCGACGACGAGGACCAGTTCGGGCAGCTCGACGACTACCGCGCCGTGTTCGGACGCAGCTACGCCGCCGAGCCCGACAAGCTCGTCGAGCAGCTGCGGGAGGACGAGGCGATCGCCGCCGCCGACACCCTGCTGCTCACGATCCCCAACCAGCTGGGCGTCGACTACAACGCCCACGTGATCGAGGCGATCCTCACGCACGTCGCCCCGCAGCTCGGCTGGCGCTGA
- a CDS encoding response regulator transcription factor, which produces MSIRVLVVDDQQMFRVGLVAILAAQSDIDVVGEAVDGADALEKVRALRPDVVLMDVRMPTMNGIEATAAILGDGETEGDAQPEGDAESAPRPRVVMLTTFDIDDYVFAALRAGASGFLLKDAAPDELVAAVRTVHAGDALLSPRVTRTLVAEFVGAPVRRTQPVPAFAELTEREREVLLLIAAGLSNSEIAEKLFIAEQTTKSHVSRILTKLGLRDRVHAVVLAYESGLVTPGEQPR; this is translated from the coding sequence GTGAGCATCCGAGTGCTCGTCGTCGACGATCAGCAGATGTTCCGGGTCGGGCTCGTCGCGATCCTCGCGGCGCAGAGCGACATCGACGTCGTGGGCGAGGCCGTCGACGGTGCCGACGCGCTCGAGAAGGTGCGTGCGCTCCGGCCGGATGTCGTGCTCATGGACGTGCGCATGCCCACCATGAACGGCATCGAGGCGACGGCGGCGATCCTGGGCGACGGGGAGACCGAGGGCGACGCGCAACCCGAAGGGGACGCGGAATCCGCGCCGCGGCCGCGCGTCGTCATGCTCACGACGTTCGACATCGACGACTACGTCTTCGCGGCGCTGCGGGCGGGCGCGAGTGGCTTCCTGCTCAAGGATGCGGCGCCCGACGAGCTCGTCGCGGCCGTGCGGACCGTGCACGCGGGGGATGCGCTGCTCTCGCCGCGTGTGACGCGCACGCTCGTAGCGGAGTTCGTGGGCGCGCCCGTGCGGCGCACTCAGCCCGTGCCCGCGTTCGCCGAGCTCACTGAGCGCGAGCGCGAGGTGCTGCTGCTCATCGCGGCGGGCCTCAGCAACAGCGAGATCGCCGAGAAGCTCTTCATCGCCGAGCAGACCACGAAGAGCCACGTGAGCCGCATCCTCACGAAGCTCGGGCTGCGCGATCGCGTGCATGCCGTCGTGCTCGCGTACGAGTCGGGGCTCGTGACGCCGGGCGAGCAGCCGCGCTGA
- a CDS encoding sensor histidine kinase, with protein sequence MKRIRGPVEWIVWSVVSVVIAAVAIPTHAAFYDVPVALAFVFGLLLGGSVLLSAVLPWWGAGAQAAAVVGFSAASTVTGGPWPMPVIGMIAFCFVLVVLGVHGRWRIGGVLWLAVIVLLTSSALVAATFGEVAAGAFADLIVTASTSALALFSAAMLAQLVDARVEVREAREETEAERAHVLWQQERARIAREMHDVVAHSMSIVHMRATSARYRIEGLDADAAAEFDGIAEQARAALREMRGLLGVLREGDGVLDAPQPGLADLPALIAATRDAGVAITASLPAEGDGDGEGAERLAELPASLQLALYRVAQESLSNVVRHAHGAEVFVGLERVGPELWLTIENGPGDGEPAEGGAASDQGGHGIRGMRERMASVGGTLDDRPLAGGGYRVVARAPYPGAGEEGTA encoded by the coding sequence GTGAAACGGATTCGCGGCCCCGTCGAGTGGATCGTGTGGTCGGTCGTCTCGGTCGTGATCGCCGCCGTGGCCATCCCGACGCATGCCGCCTTCTACGACGTGCCGGTCGCGCTCGCCTTCGTGTTCGGGTTGCTGCTGGGCGGCAGCGTGCTGCTGTCGGCCGTGCTGCCCTGGTGGGGCGCGGGCGCGCAGGCGGCGGCCGTCGTCGGCTTCTCGGCCGCGTCGACCGTCACGGGCGGACCGTGGCCCATGCCCGTGATCGGCATGATCGCCTTCTGCTTCGTGCTCGTCGTGCTGGGGGTGCACGGGCGTTGGCGCATCGGCGGTGTGCTGTGGCTCGCCGTCATCGTGCTGCTCACCTCGTCGGCGCTCGTCGCCGCGACCTTCGGCGAGGTGGCCGCGGGCGCCTTCGCCGACCTCATCGTCACCGCGAGCACCTCGGCCCTCGCCCTCTTCTCCGCCGCGATGCTCGCTCAGCTCGTCGACGCGCGCGTCGAGGTGCGCGAGGCCCGCGAGGAGACCGAGGCCGAGCGCGCCCACGTGCTGTGGCAGCAGGAGCGCGCCCGCATCGCGCGCGAGATGCACGACGTCGTGGCGCACTCGATGTCGATCGTGCACATGCGCGCCACCTCCGCCCGGTATCGCATCGAGGGGCTGGACGCGGATGCCGCGGCCGAGTTCGACGGGATCGCCGAGCAGGCACGCGCGGCGCTGCGCGAGATGCGCGGGCTCCTGGGTGTGCTGCGCGAGGGCGACGGCGTGCTCGACGCGCCGCAGCCGGGCCTCGCCGACCTGCCCGCGCTCATCGCGGCGACGCGGGATGCCGGGGTCGCCATCACGGCGTCGCTCCCCGCCGAGGGAGACGGCGACGGCGAGGGTGCCGAGCGGCTCGCGGAGCTGCCCGCATCGCTGCAGCTCGCGCTCTACCGTGTGGCCCAGGAGTCGCTCAGCAACGTCGTGCGGCACGCGCACGGCGCCGAGGTCTTCGTAGGGCTCGAGCGCGTCGGGCCTGAGCTGTGGCTCACGATCGAGAACGGGCCGGGCGACGGGGAGCCCGCGGAGGGCGGGGCGGCGTCCGACCAGGGCGGGCACGGCATCCGGGGCATGCGCGAGCGCATGGCGTCGGTGGGCGGCACCCTCGACGACCGGCCCCTCGCGGGAGGCGGCTATCGTGTGGTGGCGCGCGCCCCGTACCCGGGCGCGGGTGAGGAGGGGACCGCGTGA
- a CDS encoding acyltransferase, with protein sequence MTTFLEPPTRTQAGSRSAATPRGTARDTSIDVARAWCLMVAVALHALMVGVSVVAGTPVLENAMDSYSGFAALTWVMQIMPLFFVLGGFSSATQWSRLREKGVPAHEYIAMRLGRLLGPALGAMAVTAAVLVGLVLAGVSDEVVAVAGFRLSQPLWFLGVYLLLTGLVPFMMMLHRTAPRATVAGLGALVVGVDLTRIGTGIEAVGFANLLFVWLLMQQLGFFLAEGRPNLDRRGHAVGAVAALGTLTILCTFGVYDWDLYENLNPPTAALVLFGLAQICLFQLARPILRRAHELRAVQRIVGAINARSMTIYSWHMLVLIGMAGVLMFTVGEALPTPVSDEWWATRPAWFAAATLITVLLVALVGRREARGGARIAARESSRKRTTTALLLAAGGVLLVLVVGASPLAWVGGAVLVAAGLAIANGLGARRLDAARVGAGGVRAAGFRAARIRAAR encoded by the coding sequence ATGACGACGTTCCTCGAGCCGCCGACCCGCACCCAGGCCGGCTCCCGCTCCGCCGCCACGCCCCGCGGCACCGCCCGCGACACGTCGATCGACGTCGCGCGCGCCTGGTGCCTCATGGTGGCCGTCGCGCTGCACGCCCTCATGGTGGGCGTGAGCGTCGTCGCGGGCACACCCGTGCTCGAGAACGCCATGGACTCCTACAGCGGATTCGCCGCTCTCACGTGGGTCATGCAGATCATGCCGTTGTTCTTCGTGCTCGGCGGCTTCTCGAGCGCGACCCAGTGGTCACGGCTGCGCGAGAAGGGCGTGCCCGCGCACGAGTACATCGCGATGCGGCTGGGCCGCCTCCTGGGCCCCGCCCTCGGCGCGATGGCCGTCACGGCCGCCGTTCTCGTCGGCCTCGTGCTCGCGGGAGTCTCGGATGAGGTGGTCGCCGTCGCCGGTTTCCGCCTGAGCCAGCCGCTCTGGTTCCTCGGCGTCTACCTGCTGCTCACGGGCCTCGTGCCCTTCATGATGATGCTGCACCGCACGGCCCCGCGTGCGACCGTGGCCGGTCTCGGCGCGCTCGTCGTGGGCGTCGACCTGACCCGCATCGGCACCGGCATCGAGGCCGTCGGCTTCGCCAACCTGCTCTTCGTCTGGCTGCTCATGCAGCAGCTGGGCTTCTTCCTCGCGGAGGGCCGCCCGAACCTCGACCGTCGCGGTCACGCGGTCGGCGCGGTCGCCGCTCTCGGCACGCTCACGATCCTGTGCACCTTCGGCGTGTACGACTGGGACCTCTACGAGAACCTCAACCCGCCCACGGCCGCTCTCGTGCTGTTCGGTCTCGCGCAGATCTGCCTGTTCCAGCTCGCCCGACCCATCCTGCGCAGAGCGCACGAGCTGCGTGCCGTTCAGAGGATCGTCGGCGCGATCAACGCCCGCTCGATGACGATCTACTCGTGGCACATGCTCGTGCTCATCGGCATGGCCGGGGTGCTCATGTTCACCGTGGGCGAGGCCCTGCCGACGCCCGTGAGCGACGAGTGGTGGGCGACCCGCCCGGCGTGGTTCGCCGCCGCGACGCTCATCACCGTTCTGCTCGTCGCCCTCGTGGGGCGCCGGGAGGCCCGCGGTGGTGCGCGGATCGCTGCCCGCGAGAGCAGCCGGAAGCGCACGACCACCGCGCTCCTCCTCGCAGCGGGCGGCGTGCTGCTCGTGCTCGTCGTCGGCGCCTCGCCCCTCGCGTGGGTGGGCGGAGCGGTGCTCGTCGCCGCGGGGCTCGCCATCGCGAACGGTCTCGGCGCTCGCCGCCTCGACGCCGCGCGCGTCGGCGCGGGCGGGGTCAGGGCAGCGGGGTTCAGGGCAGCTCGCATCAGGGCAGCTCGCTGA
- a CDS encoding HIT family protein, with translation MSAPDVFCQIVAGDAPAFEVLRTDTLVAFLDARPLFAGHTLLVPTVHVRTYAELPLELAREWVDTSQRLERAVEAAMGADGSMILMNNVVSQSVPHLHLHVIPRKKGDGLRFWLGPRRPYKTDAEAQQTADGIRRALSELP, from the coding sequence GTGAGCGCGCCCGACGTCTTCTGCCAGATCGTCGCGGGCGACGCGCCCGCGTTCGAGGTGCTGCGCACCGACACGCTCGTGGCGTTCCTCGACGCGCGTCCGCTCTTCGCGGGTCACACGCTGCTCGTGCCGACCGTGCACGTGCGCACCTACGCCGAGCTGCCGCTCGAGCTCGCCCGCGAGTGGGTCGACACCTCGCAGCGACTCGAGCGGGCCGTCGAGGCGGCGATGGGCGCCGACGGCTCGATGATCCTCATGAACAACGTCGTGAGCCAGAGCGTGCCGCACCTGCACCTGCACGTCATCCCGCGCAAGAAGGGCGACGGGCTGCGGTTCTGGCTCGGCCCGCGGCGCCCCTACAAGACGGATGCGGAGGCGCAGCAGACGGCGGACGGCATCCGTCGCGCCCTCAGCGAGCTGCCCTGA
- the rsfS gene encoding ribosome silencing factor: protein MTASDRARELVRIAALAADSKKAEDLVALDVSGPLPLTDVFLLASGDNERNVLAIAGAVEDALIEAGAKPLRREGRTEGRWVLLDFGDIVVHVFHEEERLFYSLERLWKDAPVIALELPTPDQVEQA from the coding sequence GTGACTGCATCCGACCGCGCGCGCGAACTCGTGCGCATCGCCGCCCTCGCCGCCGACTCGAAGAAGGCCGAGGACCTCGTCGCCCTCGACGTGTCGGGTCCGCTGCCCCTCACCGACGTGTTCCTGCTCGCCTCCGGCGACAACGAGCGCAACGTGCTCGCGATCGCGGGCGCCGTCGAGGACGCCCTCATCGAGGCCGGTGCCAAGCCGCTCCGCCGCGAGGGCCGCACCGAGGGCCGCTGGGTGCTGCTCGACTTCGGCGACATCGTCGTGCACGTCTTCCACGAGGAGGAGCGGCTCTTCTACTCGCTCGAGCGCCTCTGGAAGGATGCGCCCGTCATCGCCCTCGAGCTGCCGACGCCCGACCAGGTCGAGCAGGCCTGA
- the nadD gene encoding nicotinate-nucleotide adenylyltransferase, with amino-acid sequence MGGTFDPIHHGHLVAASEVQQTLDLDEVVFVPTGQPWMKSDVSPAEHRYLMTVIATASNPRFTVSRVDIDRDGPTYTIDTLRDLREQRPDAELFFISGADAVAQILQWKDVEELWELAHFVAVSRPGHALDIRGLPEAGVSSLEVPALAISSTECRERVGRGFPVWYLVPDGVVQYISKHHLYRSTT; translated from the coding sequence ATGGGCGGAACCTTCGACCCCATCCACCACGGCCACCTCGTGGCTGCGAGCGAGGTGCAGCAGACCCTCGATCTCGACGAGGTCGTCTTCGTGCCGACCGGCCAGCCGTGGATGAAGTCCGACGTGAGCCCGGCCGAGCACCGGTACCTCATGACCGTCATCGCGACGGCGTCGAACCCGCGGTTCACGGTCAGTCGTGTCGACATCGACCGCGACGGCCCCACCTACACGATCGACACCCTCCGAGACCTGCGGGAGCAGCGTCCGGATGCCGAGCTGTTCTTCATCTCGGGCGCGGATGCGGTGGCGCAGATCTTGCAGTGGAAGGACGTGGAGGAGCTGTGGGAGCTCGCTCATTTCGTAGCAGTTTCACGGCCAGGGCACGCCCTCGACATTCGCGGATTGCCTGAGGCTGGCGTAAGCTCGTTGGAAGTGCCCGCCCTGGCGATCTCCTCGACGGAGTGCCGTGAGCGAGTGGGCCGGGGATTCCCGGTGTGGTACTTGGTCCCCGATGGTGTTGTGCAGTACATCTCCAAGCACCACCTCTATCGGAGTACGACATGA
- a CDS encoding glutamate-5-semialdehyde dehydrogenase, translating to MVATAALDDKLTAARTASIALAQASTSQKNAGLEAIARAVEEGAARILPANELDLANGRENDMSQGLQDRLRLDESRLAGLAAATRDIIALPDPVGTVLRGSTLPNGLQLTQVRVPFGVVGAIYEARPNVTIDIAALALKSGNAVVLRGGSAAENTNRVLVELIQGALASVGLPADAVQTIDEFGREGATQLMQARGLVDVLIPRGSANLIDTVVRESKVPVIETGAGVVHLFLDKTADEAMATEIAVNSKVQRPSVCNALETLLVETGAAERLLPPVLKALADNGVTIHGDDRTRELYPDAVPVTDDDWSTEHMSLDLSVKVVDDLDEALEHIRTYSTHHTESIVTNDMATANRFLAEVDSAVVMVNASTRFTDGGEFGFGAEVGISTQKLHARGPMGLPELTSTKWIVRGEGQVRG from the coding sequence ATGGTCGCCACAGCCGCACTCGACGACAAGCTCACCGCAGCACGCACCGCATCCATCGCCCTCGCGCAGGCGTCGACGTCGCAGAAGAACGCGGGCCTCGAGGCCATCGCGCGCGCCGTCGAGGAGGGCGCCGCCCGCATCCTGCCCGCGAACGAGCTCGACCTCGCGAACGGTCGCGAGAACGACATGTCGCAGGGACTGCAAGACCGCCTGCGCCTCGACGAGAGCCGCCTCGCGGGCCTCGCCGCCGCGACGCGTGACATCATCGCTCTGCCCGACCCCGTCGGCACCGTGCTGCGCGGCTCCACGCTCCCCAACGGCCTCCAGCTCACCCAGGTGCGCGTGCCGTTCGGCGTCGTCGGCGCCATCTACGAGGCGCGCCCCAACGTCACGATCGACATCGCCGCGCTCGCGCTCAAGTCGGGCAACGCCGTCGTGCTTCGCGGCGGCAGCGCAGCCGAGAACACGAACCGCGTGCTCGTCGAGCTCATCCAGGGCGCGCTCGCATCCGTCGGCCTCCCCGCGGATGCCGTGCAGACGATCGACGAGTTCGGTCGCGAGGGCGCGACGCAGCTCATGCAGGCGCGCGGCCTCGTCGACGTGCTGATCCCGCGCGGCTCGGCGAACCTCATCGACACGGTGGTGCGCGAGTCTAAGGTGCCCGTCATCGAGACGGGTGCGGGCGTCGTGCACCTCTTCCTCGACAAGACCGCCGACGAGGCGATGGCGACCGAGATCGCCGTCAACTCGAAGGTTCAGCGCCCGAGCGTGTGCAACGCCCTCGAGACGCTCCTCGTCGAGACGGGTGCCGCCGAGCGCCTCCTGCCGCCCGTGCTGAAGGCGCTCGCCGACAACGGCGTCACGATCCACGGCGACGACCGCACGCGCGAGCTGTACCCGGATGCCGTGCCCGTCACCGACGACGACTGGTCGACGGAGCACATGAGCCTCGACCTGTCCGTGAAGGTCGTCGACGACCTCGACGAGGCGCTCGAGCACATCCGCACCTACTCGACGCACCACACCGAGTCGATCGTGACGAACGACATGGCCACCGCGAACCGCTTCCTCGCGGAGGTCGACTCGGCCGTCGTCATGGTCAACGCCTCCACGCGCTTCACCGACGGCGGCGAGTTCGGCTTCGGCGCCGAGGTCGGCATCTCGACGCAGAAGCTGCACGCGCGCGGTCCCATGGGCCTGCCCGAGCTGACGAGCACGAAGTGGATCGTGCGCGGCGAGGGCCAGGTGCGGGGCTGA
- the proB gene encoding glutamate 5-kinase codes for MRTAVTDAKRIVVKVGSSSISGANVGQIEPLVDALASAHARGAEVVLVSSGAIATGMPYLQLDARPSDLATQQAAAAVGQNVLIYRYQQSLRRYKIVAGQVLLTAGDLENPTHRSNAQRAMERLLGLRILPIVNENDTVATHEIRFGDNDRLAALVSELVGADLLVLLSDVDALYTRPPHEPGAKPIAHVPFADDLAGVELGDIGAAGVGTGGAGTKIAAAKLAAGAGTAVLLASTANVAAALSGEPTGTWFEPAPR; via the coding sequence CTGCGGACCGCGGTGACGGATGCCAAGCGCATCGTCGTGAAGGTCGGCTCGAGCTCCATCTCGGGTGCGAACGTCGGCCAGATCGAGCCGCTCGTCGACGCCCTCGCATCCGCGCACGCGCGCGGCGCGGAGGTCGTGCTCGTGTCGTCGGGCGCCATCGCGACCGGCATGCCGTACCTGCAGCTGGACGCGCGCCCGAGCGACCTCGCGACGCAGCAGGCCGCCGCGGCGGTCGGTCAGAACGTGCTCATCTACCGCTACCAGCAGTCGCTGCGCCGCTACAAGATCGTCGCCGGGCAGGTGCTGCTGACGGCGGGCGACCTCGAGAATCCCACGCACCGCTCGAACGCCCAGCGCGCGATGGAGCGCCTGCTCGGCCTGCGCATCCTGCCGATCGTCAACGAGAACGATACGGTGGCGACGCACGAGATCCGCTTCGGCGACAACGACCGCCTCGCGGCGCTCGTGTCGGAGCTCGTGGGGGCCGACCTGCTCGTGCTGCTCTCGGACGTCGACGCGCTCTACACGCGCCCGCCGCACGAGCCCGGCGCGAAGCCCATCGCGCACGTGCCGTTCGCCGACGATCTCGCCGGTGTCGAGCTCGGCGACATCGGGGCCGCCGGCGTCGGCACCGGGGGAGCGGGCACGAAGATCGCGGCCGCGAAGCTCGCCGCCGGGGCCGGCACGGCGGTGCTCCTCGCCTCGACCGCGAACGTCGCCGCGGCGCTCTCGGGCGAGCCCACGGGCACCTGGTTCGAACCCGCCCCCCGCTGA